A genomic stretch from Falco cherrug isolate bFalChe1 chromosome 1, bFalChe1.pri, whole genome shotgun sequence includes:
- the LOC102050804 gene encoding lysophosphatidic acid receptor 1-like, with translation MNGYPNCSANHTKIWSHYLVLALGIPQLTINVASVIFNCTVIFTRMATKDLHKPISILFCNLAFSDLFTSFSGFWISMLFISNPDITIFGSEDMLAPYALYTVSILSTIYNLVSIGIERYLAVAESMRTRFRVARKHSIAAVLINWVLAFFLGCLPLMGWNCLHTEKNLSVLYSPFCVNYLIFIAIPNVVVAFVIPLFTYLRIIIILRKRKLRMKACGQATGTYKSAEIQVARTSIFIWLLTLISYAPFFAGVIFDATNHQCPLDLYPGIYIFRNCTAMLITMNCLGNPIIYTLKAKTLGAKLKALQCLSTNRVRACTIANI, from the coding sequence ATGAATGGCTACCCAAACTGTTCTGCTAACCACACTAAAATTTGGAGCCATTATTTAGTACTTGCATTGGGCATTCCTCAATTGACCATTAACGTCGCATCTGTGATCTTCAACTGCACAGTCATCTTCACCAGAATGGCGACGAAGGACCTGCACAAGCCTATCTCTATACTCTTCTGCAATCTGGCTTTTTCTGATCTCTTCACCAGCTTTTCTGGCTTTTGGATTTCGATGCTGTTCATCAGCAACCCTGACATTACAATCTTTGGATCCGAGGATATGCTGGCACCTTATGCTTTATATACGGTGTCTATTTTATCCACCATCTATAACTTGGTAAGCATTGGAATTGAACGCTATCTGGCTGTGGCTGAAAGCATGAGGACAAGATTCAGGGTTGCTAGAAAGCATTCCATAGCTGCAGTTTTAATTAACTGGGTCCTCGCTTTCTTTTTGGGCTGCTTGCCATTGATGGGGTGGAACTGCTTGCATACggaaaaaaatctctctgtCCTCTACAGTCCGTTTTGTGTCAACTACCTTATCTTCATTGCCATTCCCAATGTTGTGGTGGCTTTTGTGATACCTCTGTTCACTTACCTTAGAATCATTATCAtcctgaggaaaagaaagctgagaaTGAAGGCATGTGGACAAGCTACTGGCACCTACAAATCGGCTGAAATCCAGGTTGCCAGAACCAGTATTTTTATCTGGCTCCTGACGCTGATCTCCTATGCTCCTTTTTTCGCAGGAGTCATATTCGATGCAACTAACCATCAGTGCCCCCTTGATCTTTACCCAGGCATCTATATCTTCCGAAACTGCACGGCTATGCTGATAACCATGAACTGTTTGGGAAACCCCATAATATATACCCTGAAAGCCAAAACTCTGGGGGCGAAGCTCAAGGCTCTGCAATGCCTCTCCACCAACCGTGTCCGAGCCTGCACCATTGCGAACATCTAG